From a region of the Panicum virgatum strain AP13 chromosome 2K, P.virgatum_v5, whole genome shotgun sequence genome:
- the LOC120693893 gene encoding uncharacterized protein LOC120693893, producing the protein MENGGSSGSGPNSPAQAVGGSVPRRQPRAVADPLLIVCRCFGVVTAATALLCVAVNVLSAVHSFRGGIDIIGGIFRCYAVVFAIFVGVLETEWECIIKFWKIFEYLPARGMLQIFVAVMTKAYQNVERNELILLQEIASYMLLACGAVYIISGILCLGVLKRRKQQKATSQEQSVKDLKELEKRREELESLLIAERSEPA; encoded by the exons ATGGAGAACGGGGGTTCGTCGGGGTCGGGGCCCAACTCGCCGGCGCAGGCCGTCGGCGGCAGCGTTCCGCGACGCCagccgcgcgccgtcgccgacccGCTTCTCATCGTCTGCCGCTGCTTCGGCGTCGTCACGGCGGCCACCGCGCTCCTCTGCGTCGCCGTCAACGTCCTCTCCGCCGTCCACTCCTTCCGCGGCGGCATTGAC ATAATCGGGGGCATATTCCGGTGCTACGCGGTGGTGTTCGCCAtcttcgtcggcgtcctcgaaACCGAGTGGGAGTGCATCATCAAGTTCTGGAAG ATATTTGAATACTTGCCTGCGAGGGGGATGCTACAGATATT CGTTGCTGTCATGACGAAGGCATACCAAAATGTTGAGAGGAATGAGCTGATTTTGCTCCAGGAGATTGCCAGCTATATGCTTCTTGCATGTGGAGCTGTCTACATAATCTCG GGTATATTGTGCCTTGGTGTGTTAAAACGTCGTAAGCAGCAGAAAGCGACATCACAGGAGCAATCAGTTAAGGATCTGAAG GAACTAGAGAAACGGAGAGAAGAACTTGAGTCACTGTTAATTGCTGAGCGGTCTGAGCCAGCCTGA
- the LOC120693839 gene encoding pentatricopeptide repeat-containing protein At1g26460, mitochondrial-like — protein sequence MAAAAAATSLLLRRNRNPQLLLLRAAISSSRALPQQAELSPEPTAAAAAAAPDPAPLPPNPSTGSPFYGENWRNPAAANPPSSLLPAVVGGTAFGAHQRMAAYSDAAGLKETFAKWMAEQKWEDMKLLFDSWVRSLDTATGKPNRPDVDLFNHYLRANLMTGAMPHEMLDLADHMREFEIEPNTASYNLVLKSMVTAQEAEGAEKLVERMLQTGTVPDDESYNLVVGLLIRQNLFDSALKYLDMVLKSGHTLSLTIFTDYVRACMRSGRLDTLASIIEKCKTTDKNKVLCPQWAWCIDIAEAAFEANNSKLALFALEFLARWIVRGENVKPPAQLSVNEGLVISALSAAGRTYSTDLLNAAWSLLRRSLRQKRAPTPDTYLAKIYAHSSIGQLQRAFGTLREFENAYGNSEDIDPELFSPFTSLHPLVVACCKDGFSTLDSVYVQLENLTRADPPYKSVAALNCVVLGCANIWDIDRAYETFVAIKDKFELTPDIHSYNALLCAFGKKKRTEEACNVFEHILTLGVKPNATTYSLLVDAHLANKDPKAALAVIDKMVDAGFTPSKDTLKKVRRRCSRESDFDSDEKVQSLAKQLNYRMGGENRRELLYSIEYNPVY from the exons atggctgcggcggcggccgccacctcgctcctcctccgccgcaatCGCAAcccccagctcctcctcctccgcgccgcgatCTCCTCATCCCGCGCGCTGCCCCAGCAGGCGGAGCTCTCCCCGgagccgaccgccgccgccgccgccgccgcccccgaccccGCGCCGCTTCCCCCGAATCCCAGCACGGGGAGCCCCTTCTACGGCGAGAACTGGCgaaaccccgccgccgccaacccgccCTCCTCGCTCCTCCCCGCCGTCGTCGGGGGCACCGCCTTCGGGGCGCACCAACGCATGGCGGCCTACTCCGACGCCGCGGGGCTCAAGGAGACCTTCGCCAAGTGGATGGCGGAGCAGAAGTGGGAGGACATGAAGCTGCTCTTCGACTCGTGGGTGCGCTCGCTCGACACCGCCACGGGGAAGCCCAACCGCCCCGACGTCGATCTCTTCAACCACTACCTCCGCGCGAACCTCATGACGGGGGCCATGCCGCACGAGATGCTCGATCTCGCCGACCACATGCGCGAGTTCGAGATCGAGCCCAACACGGCCTCGTACAACCTCGTGCTCAAGAGCATGGTCACAGCGCAGGAGGCCGAGGGTGCCGAGAAGCTCGTTGAACG GATGCTGCAAACAGGAACTGTACCAGATGATGAATCCTACAATTTGGTCGTTGGCCTGCTGATTAGACAGAACCTTTTTGACTCAGCTCTGAAGTATTTGGATATGGTGCTTAAATCAGGCCACACACTATCTCTAACTATTTTCACTGATTATGTCCGAGCATGTATGAGATCTGGGAGATTGGACACATTGGCATCAATTATAGAGAAATGCAAG ACAACAGATAAGAACAAAGTCTTGTGTCCACAATGGGCCTGGTGCATTGACATAGCAGAAGCTGCATTTGAAGCTAACAATAGCAAATTAGCTCTTTTTGCTTTGGAATTTCTTGCAAGATGGATTGTTCGTGGTGAGAATGTTAAACCTCCCGCTCAGCTGTCAGTTAATGAAGGTCTTGTAATATCAGCTCTAAGTGCTGCTGGCAGAACTTATAGTACTGACCTCTTGAATGCTGCTTGGTCTCTACTACGGAGGTCCCTGCGCCAGAAGAGGGCACCCACTCCAGATACATATCTTGCCAAGATTTATGCTCATTCATCAATTGGCCAGCTTCAACGGGCTTTTGGGACACTGCGTGAATTTGAAAATGCCTACGGGAACTCTGAGGACATTGATCCAGAGCTCTTCTCGCCATTTACTTCCTTGCATCCACTTGTTGTTGCTTGCTGCAAAGATGGCTTTAGCACACTGGATTCG GTGTATGTTCAATTGGAGAATCTGACTCGTGCGGATCCACCATACAAATCTGTTGCTGCCCTTAACTGTGTTGTATTAGGCTGTGCAAACATTTGGGATATTGACCGAGCATATGAAACTTTTGTGGCTATCAAGGATAAGTTTGAACTCACACCTGACATACATTCATACAATGCCCTTCTGTGTGCGTTTGGAAAGAAGAAAAGG ACAGAAGAAGCTTGTAATGTGTTCGAGCATATATTAACTCTTGGTGTCAAGCCAAATGCAACAACATACTCCCTACTTGTCGATGCCCATCTTGCAAATAAAGACCCAAAAGCTGCTCTTGCCGTAATTGATAAGATG GTTGATGCTGGATTTACACCTTCAAAGGATACCCTCAAGAAGGTTCGGAGACGCTGCTCTCGTGAATCTGACTTCGACAGtgatgagaaggtgcaatccctgGCTAAGCAGTTAAACTACAGAATGGGTGGTGAAAACAGGAGAGAGTTGCTTTATAGCATAGAATACAATCCTGTGTACTGA